The Sulfurospirillum deleyianum DSM 6946 nucleotide sequence TTTTTCGTTTCTGAAAAGTAAATTTTCTCAGGCTCTTCTAAAATTTTTTGAATCAAATCATCCTTAAGTTTTAAGCTCTCACCTTTTAAATCTTCTGACTTAGCAATAATATTTGGCTCTTGCGAGGCGATTTTATAGGTTAAAAGTTGTGCGTAGAGCAAAGGAATGTCAAACTCCTCTTTGACTTCATCAAGCTCCTCTTTTAACTCCTCAAAATCAATCTTTTGCCCCTTCTCCCTTCTTTCAATGTAATCATGCTGTAAATCTTTGGCATACGCCGTCAGTGAGGCTTCAATGGAGCGCTCTTGCGATTTTTTCATGGTATAAATAACGCCTGAGCCAAAGGCATAAAAAAAACCAAACAAGATGAGTCCAAGGGCTAGAAGTAGGCGGAATTTTAAATTTTTAAAGAGCGTTTTCATTGAGGGTGTATCCTAAATTTCGATGGGTTTTAATCAGTTTGAGTTCAAAATTTTTATCGATTTTACTGCGCAATCGGTACATGTAAACACTCACCATATTGCTATTAATGCTCTGCTCACTGGAAAAAAGTTGCTCTTCTAGCATCTTCTCTTCAATAATCGCTCCCTTATGGCGCATCAAATACTCTAAAAGCATGTACTCTTTAGCAGTAAGGCTTATGACTTCTTTAGAGCGTGTCACACTTTTGGTTACAGGATTCAGCTCCAAATCAGCCACTTTTAAAAGCGGTTCTTTGTCATTTTGTTTGCGCAGTTGTACATGAATGCGTGCGAGTAACTCCTCAAAACTAAAGGGTTTGGTAAGGTAGTCATCCGCACCGAGATGGAGCAATCCCACTTTATCGCTGATGGTACTTTTTGCACTGAGCACAATAATAGGCGTATGAAGCTTTTGTTCTCGAAGCTTTTGACACACGACGTCACCTTGCACTCCTTTAATCATCAAGTCCAAAATAATCATATCGTAAGGATTCATTTGGGCAAGGTAGAGGGCGTCTTCTCCATTATCGCACAGCTCAACACTAAAAAGCTCCTCTTCTAAGCCTTGTTTTAAAAAAGAGGCAATGCCCTCATCATCTTCCACAATTAAAATTTTCATTTCATCCTCTTTTCAAATCATTCTCGTATTATACCTTACATGTAACCCTTACCAAGAGGTGTTATAATAGTCTCAAAAAAAGGAAG carries:
- a CDS encoding response regulator transcription factor, coding for MKILIVEDDEGIASFLKQGLEEELFSVELCDNGEDALYLAQMNPYDMIILDLMIKGVQGDVVCQKLREQKLHTPIIVLSAKSTISDKVGLLHLGADDYLTKPFSFEELLARIHVQLRKQNDKEPLLKVADLELNPVTKSVTRSKEVISLTAKEYMLLEYLMRHKGAIIEEKMLEEQLFSSEQSINSNMVSVYMYRLRSKIDKNFELKLIKTHRNLGYTLNENAL